The sequence GGGTCGGCAGCCCACAAGCCGATCTGTCTTTCGACCGTCGCGACAGTGCCCCGTACCTGCCGCGCTGCAAGGTCATCGAATCGGCATTCACCTGGGGCGACGACCGACCGCCCAACGTGCCCTGGCATGAAACGGTGATCTATGAACTCCATGTGGCCGGCTTCACACGCCTGCACCCCGATGTGCCACCCGCCCTTCGCGGCACCTACGCCGGTCTGGCCTGCGCACCCGTGATCGACCATTTCAAACGCCTGGGCGTGACCACCATCGAACTGATGCCGGTGCACTCCTTTCTGGACGACCGCCACCTGGTTGAAAAGGGCCTGCGCAACTATTGGGGCTACAACACCATCGGCTACTTCGCACCCGAGCACCGGTACAGTGCCAGCGGCAAGGTCAGCGAGTTCAAGACCATGGTCCGGACGATGCACGAAGCCGGCATCGAGGTCATTCTGGACGTGGTCTACAACCACACGGCCGAAGGCAACGAGCTCGGCCCCACGCTGGCTTTTCGCGGCATCGACAACGCGTCCTACTACCGCCTTGCTCACGACAGCCTGCGCCACTACCAGGACTTCACCGGCTGCGGCAACACGCTGAACATGCAGCATCCGCGTGTGTTGCAGTTGTTGATGGACTCGCTGCGCTACTGGGTCACGGAGATGCATGTGGACGGCTTCCGCTTTGACCTGGCCTCGGCGCTCGCCCGCGAACTGCATGCGGTGGACCGGTTGAGTGCGTTCTTCGACATCCTGCGCCAGGACCCGGTGCTGTCGCGCGTCAAGCTGATTGCCGAGCCCTGGGACCTGGGCTCCGGTGGCTATCAAGTCGGCAACTTCCCCGTGGGCTGGGCCGAGTGGAACGACAAGTACCGCGACACCATGCGTGCGTACTGGAAGGGCGAGGGCGGCGTGATCGGCGAGTTTGCCCAGCGCCTCACCGGATCGAGCGACCTCTACAACCGCAGCAGCCGCAAGCCCTATGCGAGCATCAACTTCATCGCTGCGCACGATGGTTTCACCATCGCCGACGTTGTGAGCTACAACGACAAGCACAACGAAGCCAATGGTGAAGACAACCGCGACGGCCACAGCCACAACCTGTCGTGGAACTGCGGCGTCGAGGGTCCCACCGACGATGTCGACGTGCGGGCCTTGCGGGCGCGCCAGCAGCGCAACTTCATCACCACGCTGCTGCTCTCGCAGGGCGTGCCCATGTTGCTGGCCGGCGACGAGATGGGGCGCACCCAGCGTGGCAACAACAACGCTTACTGCCAGGACAACGCCATCAGCTGGCTTGACTGGACCCCGAGCGACGACCAACGCTCCCTGCTGGCTTTCACCCAGCGGGTGATGGCGCTGCGTGCGGCGCACCCCGTGTTCCGCCGACGCGACTTTTTCCAGGGTCGCCCGCTGCATGGCAGCACGGTGCGCGACATCGTGTGGCTGCAGCCACACGGCACCGAGATGGGTGAGCAGGAGTGGGGGCAGGACCACGCCCGGGCCCTGGCCGTTTTTCTGTCGGGCGACGGGCTCAACGAGGTCGATGGGCGTGGCCGCGCCGTGCGCGACGACAGCTTTGTGGTGATGTTCAACGCCGACTCGAACGAGGTTCGGTTTGTGCTGCCCCCGGGCCTGGTGGCGCCGACGGGCGAGTTGCTGATCGACACCTCGTTCGGCGCCGACCGACCCGATACGGCGTTCGACTCGGGCCAGCCGTACGTGCTGGCCGCCCGTTCGCTTGCGCTCGTGCGCTTCAAGAGAAATGCGGTGCCATGAACCGATTGCACAACATGCCTTTCGGCGCGGAGCCGACGGGGCAGGGTGGCGCGCGGGTTCGCCTGTGGGCGCCGGCCGCCTCGCGTGTGGTGCTGGTTCGCAGCGGCGAAGGACCGGACCTGGGCAGCTTCCCGATGCACGTGCAGGACGGCGGCTGGTTCGAACTTGAGCTGCCACGCACCCAGGTCCGCACCGACTACGCGTTCAGCATCGACGGCGGCGTGGTCGTGCCCGATCCGGCCTCCCGCAGCAACCGCAACGGCGTGCATGGACCCAGCACCCTGGTCGACCCGAGCGCTTTCGCCTGGACCGACGACGCGTGGCGGGGTCGGCCATGGCATGAAGCGGTGATCTACGAACTTCACCTGGGCTGCTTCACTCCCGAGGGGACGTTCGCGGCGGCGATCGAACGGCTGGACGCGTTGGTGGCGCTCGGCGTCACCGCCATCGAACTGATGCCGGTGGCCGAGTTTGCGGGCCGTCACGGCTGGGGCTACGACGGTGTGCTGCCGTTTGCCCCCAAAGCCGCCTACGGCACGCCGGACGACCTCAGGCGGCTGGTGTGTGCGGCCCACCAGCGGGGCCTGATGGTGCTGCTGGATGTGGTCTACAACCACTTCGGCCCCGACGGCAACCACCTGAACGCTTATGCACCCGGTTTCTTCAATCCCGAGGTGGCCACGCCCTGGGGCGCCGCCATCAACCTCGACGGCCCAGGCAGCCGCGTGGTGCGCGACTTCTTCATCCACAACGCGCTCTACTGGATCGAGGAGTTCCACCTCGACGGTCTGCGCATCGACGCGGTGCACGCCATGCACGACACCGGATCGCCGCACTTCATCGACGAACTCGTCGGTGCCGTGCGCGCTGGCCCCGGGCGTGAGCGGCATGTGCATCTGGTGCTGGAGAACGACCTCAACGATGCATCGCGCCTCGGCCGGGACGCGGCCGGCGCGCCACGGCTGGCCGACGCGCAATGGAACGACGACGTGCACCACGCGGTGCATGTGATGGCCACCGGCGAGACCGACGGCTACTACATCGACTACGCGGGCGAGCCGGTGCGGCTCTTTGGCCGCGCCTTGGCCGAAGGTTTTGCGTTCCAGGGCGATCCGTCGCCCTACCGCGGCGGCGAGGTGCGCGGCACGCCTTCGGCGCACCTGTCACCGCTGGCTTTCGTCAACTCGCTGCAGACGCACGACCAGGTGGGCAACCGCGCGTTCGGCGAGCGCATCGCCACGTTGGCGGCGCAGGCGGATCGCAGCGATGCGCTGCGCGCGATGCTGGCTTGCGTGCTGCTGGCGCCGTCGGTGCCGATGCTGTTCATGGGCGAGGAGTGGGCGGCCAGCACGCCGTTCCTGTACTTCTGTGACTACCAGGGTGAGCTTGCGCAGGCCGTGACGAACGGGCGGCGCGCGGAATTCGGCCGCTTCGCCCGCTTCAACGAACCGAGCGCCCGCGACGCCATTCCCGACCCGAACGCCGAGAGCACGTTTGCAAAGAGCAAACTCGACTGGCAGGAGCGCGACCGAACGCCCCACGCCGACTGGCTCGCGCTTTACAGCGACCTGCTGCGGCGGCGGCATGTGCACCTCTCACCCTGGCTGGAGGGCTCGCGCAGCGGCGTCATGACGCTGGATGCATCCGGCACGCTGCGCATCACCTGGCCGCTGGCTTCGGGCCATCGCTGGCATCTGCTGGCGCAGCTGGCTTCGCATGCAAGCCCTGCAGGCATGGACATCGAACTGCCCGGCTCCGTCGTTTACCGCAGCCATCCGGTCGCTGCGCGACTGGCCCCCTGGTCCGTCCAGTTCGCGATCGAGGCGCCATGACAAACCCCACCCCGCGGCGAGAGGCGATCGTGCCGCACGCTACCTACCGCGTGCAGTTGCACAGCGGCTTTCGCTTCACCGATGCGAAGGCGCTCGTGCCCTACCTGGCCGATCTCGGCATCAGCCACCTCTACATCTCGCCGCCGCTGCGGGCGCGGGCCGGCAGCCAGCACGGTTACGACGTGGTCGACCACGGCATGCTGAACCCCGAACTGGGCACGCGCGCCGAATTCGACGAGCTGGTGGAGAGCCTTCACGCCCGAAGCATGGGCCTGCTGGTCGACATCGTGCCCAACCACATGGGGGTGTTGAGCGGAGACAACGCCTGGTGGCTCGACGTGCTGGAGAACGGCGCGGCGTCGGCGTATGCCGACCACTTCGACATTGCGTGGCGCAATGCCGATCCGGTGTTGAGCGACAAAGTGCTGCTGCCGGTGCTGGGCGACCAGTACGGCGCGGAACTGGAGAAGGGCGACATTCGCCTGGCCTTCGATGCGGCGGCTGGTGCATTCACGGTGGCTTACCACGAACACCGTTTGCCGATCGACCCGAGTGGTTACGGAGCGCTGCTCAGGCTGGCGCAGCGCGCCT is a genomic window of Hydrogenophaga sp. RAC07 containing:
- the glgX gene encoding glycogen debranching protein GlgX; this encodes MAASAVIDALWPGKPYPRGATWDGMGVNFALFSESAERVELCLFDASGRNEIARLALREQTDQVFHGYLPQARPGLLYGYRVYGPYRPQDGHRFNGNKLLLDPYARNIVGAIRWHDALFGYRVGSPQADLSFDRRDSAPYLPRCKVIESAFTWGDDRPPNVPWHETVIYELHVAGFTRLHPDVPPALRGTYAGLACAPVIDHFKRLGVTTIELMPVHSFLDDRHLVEKGLRNYWGYNTIGYFAPEHRYSASGKVSEFKTMVRTMHEAGIEVILDVVYNHTAEGNELGPTLAFRGIDNASYYRLAHDSLRHYQDFTGCGNTLNMQHPRVLQLLMDSLRYWVTEMHVDGFRFDLASALARELHAVDRLSAFFDILRQDPVLSRVKLIAEPWDLGSGGYQVGNFPVGWAEWNDKYRDTMRAYWKGEGGVIGEFAQRLTGSSDLYNRSSRKPYASINFIAAHDGFTIADVVSYNDKHNEANGEDNRDGHSHNLSWNCGVEGPTDDVDVRALRARQQRNFITTLLLSQGVPMLLAGDEMGRTQRGNNNAYCQDNAISWLDWTPSDDQRSLLAFTQRVMALRAAHPVFRRRDFFQGRPLHGSTVRDIVWLQPHGTEMGEQEWGQDHARALAVFLSGDGLNEVDGRGRAVRDDSFVVMFNADSNEVRFVLPPGLVAPTGELLIDTSFGADRPDTAFDSGQPYVLAARSLALVRFKRNAVP
- the treZ gene encoding malto-oligosyltrehalose trehalohydrolase — its product is MNRLHNMPFGAEPTGQGGARVRLWAPAASRVVLVRSGEGPDLGSFPMHVQDGGWFELELPRTQVRTDYAFSIDGGVVVPDPASRSNRNGVHGPSTLVDPSAFAWTDDAWRGRPWHEAVIYELHLGCFTPEGTFAAAIERLDALVALGVTAIELMPVAEFAGRHGWGYDGVLPFAPKAAYGTPDDLRRLVCAAHQRGLMVLLDVVYNHFGPDGNHLNAYAPGFFNPEVATPWGAAINLDGPGSRVVRDFFIHNALYWIEEFHLDGLRIDAVHAMHDTGSPHFIDELVGAVRAGPGRERHVHLVLENDLNDASRLGRDAAGAPRLADAQWNDDVHHAVHVMATGETDGYYIDYAGEPVRLFGRALAEGFAFQGDPSPYRGGEVRGTPSAHLSPLAFVNSLQTHDQVGNRAFGERIATLAAQADRSDALRAMLACVLLAPSVPMLFMGEEWAASTPFLYFCDYQGELAQAVTNGRRAEFGRFARFNEPSARDAIPDPNAESTFAKSKLDWQERDRTPHADWLALYSDLLRRRHVHLSPWLEGSRSGVMTLDASGTLRITWPLASGHRWHLLAQLASHASPAGMDIELPGSVVYRSHPVAARLAPWSVQFAIEAP